The proteins below are encoded in one region of Mya arenaria isolate MELC-2E11 chromosome 15, ASM2691426v1:
- the LOC128219704 gene encoding collagen alpha-2(IV) chain-like isoform X1, which produces MELRIICLAVAISSISSLVQGQFRNRTDPECGGCTTGNGCRCVGEKGSRGFPGSPGPQGPQGNTGFEGPEGLVGAKGLKGEPGVPGITGPKGDRGKMGMPGFPGISGIPGLQGPPGPRGIQGLDGCNGTQGEPGVPGLPGTRGFDGQPGRDGLMGMKGEPAQAGEGIKGSKGESGLDGQPGVPGRNGQDGTPGLPGEPGPRGYKGDKGDAGLTGPKGAMGIVFKPEKGDKGVRGPVGPPGPPGTTKLPFTGNESYTGPQGDKGPKGEKGEPGYEGERGYPGLDGLPGRIGNPGMNGEKGVPGIAGPRGKQGLPGVPGFMGPKGDRGMDGLPGLSGIPGMKGERGFEGEKGMVGPRGPQGPPGGPGGGDGRPGEPGPPGPRGPNGEDGLPGLPGQRGESGPEGLRGGPGVPGPPGQQGLDGPRGDKGDQGLQGFPGIDGLPGQNGYPGPKGEYGPKGEPGLSIPGEPGRGGESGRDGLPGFKGDRGPRGLPGLPGNSSVGRPGLPGLKGEIGPPGLQGLDGRPGLPGRDGTKGDRGGLCNQCQDGIKGEKGTPGLLGRPGLQGERGNEGYKGEKGEPGFDGNPGLQGPMGSTGLKGDRGLDGLPGPAGEDASIPNEYFQPPKGEPGENGLNGLPGMKGEPGPQGPRGLEGLPGLQGAKGDSGGDGVPGRPGERGQSGNPGLKGERGFGMNGLPGDRGDPGQPGLPGLPGMKGDKGVPGETVIVGKGAKGDRGPAGPPGIPGMDGLPGVDGESGNPGLPGLDGLPGRPGNDGLDGRPGESGPRGLTGPRGDKGESGPGGLPGFDGPAGEPGVPGLSGLPGMKGEPGTPGNAVIGPKGDAGIDGVNGVPGLPGRKGERGMPGLDGLPGQKGESGLDGVPGVNGLPGMKGEAGPEGPRGLPGLSGEPGLPGIPGDVGGKGEPGLSGVPGLSGARGQKGESGLPGMDGLPGLQGESGPRGPNGDDGLPGLPGPKGDMGVIGFPGEPGRDGLPGLQGIGGPKGERGFPGVNGEPGLNGLPGGKGESGVPGLPGLDGTPGQPGRGGQKGEAGPNGLDGRPGPRGLDGVPGLTGMKGDSGEPGFGQKGEPGFPGEPGREGLDGIPGVAGQKGESGVPGFPGMKGERGFDGVPGTSGPSGLDGLPGMKGAPGLPGRPGEPGRQGEDGLPGLDGVAGFKGEDGLPGRSGLPGRDGEKGERGLTGPEGPSGAPGLPGLKGEPGLSGLPGLQGMKGQPGFPGEPGRDGEKGASGFPGANGEPGRAGEKGERGFSGAPGRKGETGRDSVGQKGEPGLPGMPGLEGQRAEKGEPGLRGLDGIPGLKGEAGYPGEGVPGIKGEAGFPGAEGRKGERGLPGVDGTPGLNGRKGDRGEPGLPGPQGEDGLPGLAGEKGDEGIPGMPGLEGMKGDSGLPGLAGPGGRKGEPGIPGVEGPKGNRGYNGEKGETGPRGPMWEPPQNYQMKGDRGEPGLNGLPGPAGEPGPQGENGLPGRPGLSGPQGDIGVPGFPGSKGDTGDRGFNGRPGQDGLDGPKGLPGLPGLPGNPGYIPPVGFLMTKHSQSRNIPECPTGMNKMWEGYSLLYVEGNERSHHQDLGWAGSCIRRFNTMPFLFCGTDNVCNYASRNDKSYWLSTNAPMPMMPVADNDIPPYISRCVVCDAPSNVLAVHSQTLEIPECPIGWSGLWIGYSFVMHTGAGPSGGGQALSSPGSCLEDFRATPFIECNGARGTCHFFANKFSFWLTTIAQNQQFRTPISETLKAGNLRSRVSRCQVCAKVVTGL; this is translated from the exons GGAGAGCCTGGAGTACCAGGTTTGCCCGGAACCCGTGGCTTTGATGGACAGCCTGGACGAGACGGACTCATGGGAATGAAAGGAGAGCCCGCCCAGGCCGGCGAGGGAATCAAGGGATCGAAGGGAGAATCCGGACTTGACGGACAGCCTGGAGTTCCT GGTCGTAACGGACAGGATGGAACACCAGGATTACCAGGAGAGCCAGGACCTCGCGGATACAAA GGAGACAAGGGAGATGCAGGACTGACGGGCCCGAAAGGAGCCATGGGTATCGTCTTCAAACCAGAGAAGGGAGATAAGGGAGTTCGCGGTCCCGTCGGACCACCAGGACCCCCGGGCACAACCAAGCTGCCATTTACTGGAAATGAATCTTACACCG GGCCACAGGGAGACAAGGGTCCAAAGGGAGAGAAGGGCGAGCCTGGTTACGAGGGAGAACGTGGCTACCCAGGACTGGATGGTCTTCCC gGTCGGATTGGAAACCCGGGTATGAATGGAGAGAAGGGTGTGCCAGGTATTGCTGGCCCTAGG GGCAAACAAGGTCTGCCCGGTGTTCCTGGATTCATGGGACCTAAG GGTGACCGTGGTATGGATGGCTTGCCTGGTTTGTCAGGTATCCCAGGTATGAAAGGAGAGCGTGGATTTGAGGGTGAAAAAGGCATGGTTGGACCCCGTGGACCCCAGGGACCCCCCGGT GGACCAGGAGGGGGTGACGGACGCCCAGGAGAGCCAGGCCCGCCCGGTCCTCGTGGACCTAATGGAGAGGACGGCCTGCCCGGATTACCAGGCCAACGTGGAGAGTCTGGCCCAGAGGGGCTCCGGGGCGGCCCAGGAGTGCCCGGACCTCCAGGACAACAGGGACTTGACGGACCCAGAGGAGATAAGGGAGACCAAGGATTACAAG GATTTCCTGGTATTGATGGTCTTCCTGGCCAGAACGGCTACCCTGGACCCAAGGGCGAGTATGGACCAAAGGGAGAGCCCGGATTGTCGATTCCTGGAGAGCCAGGCCGGGGTGGGGAGTCTGGAAGGGATGGATTACCTGGCTTTAAAg GCGACAGAGGACCGAGAGGTTTGCCCGGTTTACCCGGAAATTCATCTGTTGGGCGGCCAGGATTACCCGGATTAAAGGGAGAAATTGGCCCACCCGGATTACAAGGATTGGACGGGCGACCAGGACTGCCGGGACGAGATGGTACCAAGGGAGACAGAGGAGGATTATGTAATCAGTGCCAGGATGGAATTAAG GGCGAGAAAGGAACACCTGGTCTGCTTGGACGCCCGGGCTTGCAGGGTGAACGCGGTAATGAGGGTTACAAGGGTGAAAAGGGAGAGCCAGGGTTTGATGGTAACCCAGGGTTACAGGGTCCCATGGGATCTACA GGTTTGAAGGGAGATCGTGGATTGGACGGTTTACCAGGACCTGCGGGAGAAGATGCCAGTATTCCCAATGAATATTTTCAGC CACCAAAGGGGGAACCAGGAGAAAATGGCTTGAACGGTCTGCCTGGAATGAAGGGAGAGCCTGGCCCGCAGGGTCCCCGTGGTTTAGAAGGACTGCCTGGACTCCAGGGTGCTAAG GGAGatagtggtggtgatggtgtaCCTGGCCGCCCAGGTGAGAGAGGTCAGTCAGGAAACCCCGGACTGAAAGGAGAGCGTGGATTTGGAATGAATGGACTGCCAGGTGATCGAGGTGACCCAGGACAGCCCGGTCTTCCTGGGCTCCCAGGAATGAAGGGTGACAAGGGTGTGCCAG GCGAGACGGTTATTGTTGGCAAGGGTGCTAAGGGTGACCGTGGGCCAGCAGGACCCCCCGGTATCCCGGGCATGGATGGCCTTCCAGGTGTTGACGGAGAGTCAGGAAACCCCGGGCTTCCAGGACTTGATGGGCTGCCTGGACGACCAGGGAATGATGGGCTTGATGGAAGGCCAGGAGAGTCGGGACCGAGAG GATTGACTGGACCACGTGGTGACAAGGGAGAGAGTGGGCCTGGGGGCTTGCCCGGTTTCGATGGACCGGCAGGAGAGCCCGGAGTACCAGGACTGTCAGGACTTCCTG gCATGAAGGGAGAGCCTGGAACACCCGGTAATGCTGTCATTGGACCAAAGGGCGATGCAGGTATTGATGGGGTGAACGGAGTTCCAGGACTACCCGGACGAAAGGGAGAAAGAG GTATGCCCGGTTTGGATGGACTTCCAGGTCAGAAGGGAGAGTCTGGATTAGACGGTGTGCCCGGAGTGAACGGTCTGCCAGGAATGAAGGGAGAAGCAGGACCAGAAGGCCCACGGGGCTTGCCCGGACTTTCTGGAGAACCTGGCCTGCCCGGAATACCAG GTGATGTTGGCGGCAAGGGTGAACCCGGATTGTCCGGAGTTCCTGGATTATCAGGTGCCCGTGGTCAAAAGGGAGAGTCTGGATTACCTGGGATGGATGGGTTGCCCGGATTACAGGGAGAGTCTGGTCCACGGGGCCCCAACGGAGATGATGGACTACCGGGACTGCCAG GTCCTAAGGGAGACATGGGAGTGATCGGATTCCCTGGTGAACCAGGACGTGATGGGTTACCAGGGTTACAGGGGATTGGGGGTCCAAAAGGTGAACGGGGATTCCCGGGTGTTAACGGCGAACCAGGACTTAATGGACTGCCAG GTGGTAAGGGTGAATCAGGAGTGCCTGGATTACCCGGTCTAGATGGAACCCCGGGTCAGCCCGGACGTGGAGGTCAGAAGGGAGAGGCTGGACCAAACGGATTGGACGGCAGGCCCGGACCTAGAGGACTTGATG GTGTGCCCGGACTGACAGGAATGAAGGGTGATTCAGGTGAACCAGGATTCGGTCAGAAGGGTGAACCAGGTTTCCCAGGGGAACCAGGAAGAGAGGGATTGGATGGCATTCCTGGAGTAGCAGGACAGAAGGGTGAATCAGGAGTGCCAGGATTCCCAGGAATGAAGGGAGAAAGG GGATTCGATGGAGTGCCAGGCACCAGTGGGCCATCAGGGCTGGATGGACTTCCCGGCATGAAAG GAGCACCAGGATTACCCGGCCGGCCAGGAGAGCCCGGACGGCAGGGAGAAGATGGATTACCTGGCCTTGATGGTGTGGCCGGATTTAAGGGAGAGGATGGATTACCTGGACGATCTGGATTGCCTGGACGGGATGGAGAGAAGGGAGAACGTGGCTTGACCGGGCCCGAGGGACCTTCAG GAGCCCCAGGACTGCCGGGATTGAAGGGAGAGCCCGGATTGTCAGGATTGCCTGGGCTACAGGGAATGAAGGGACAGCCTGGTTTCCCAGGGGAGCCCGGAAGGGATGGAGAAAAGGGTGCATCAGGTTTTCCAGGTGCCAACGGAGAGCCTGGGCGTGCAGGAGAAAAGGGCGAAAGAG GATTTTCTGGAGCCCCTGGTCGTAAGGGAGAAACCGGTCGTGATAGTGTGGGCCAGAAGGGAGAGCCAGGACTGCCTGGAATGCCTGGATTGGAGGGTCAACGTGCAGAGAAGGGTGAACCAG GTCTGCGTGGTTTGGACGGAATTCCTGGACTGAAGGGAGAGGCTGGTTACCCCGGTGAGGGTGTTCCTGGAATCAAGGGTGAAGCCGGATTCCCCGGAGCTGAGG GTCGCAAAGGTGAACGCGGTCTCCCAGGTGTGGATGGAACACCAGGTTTAAATGGACGCAAGGGTGACCGTGGAGAGCCTGGATTGCCTGGCCCTCAGGGAGAAGATGGACTGCCAGGACTTGCCGGAGAAAAAG GGGACGAGGGAATTCCAGGGATGCCAGGACTGGAGGGTATGAAGGGTGACTCTGGGCttccgggcttggctggaccgggAGGACGCAAGGGAGAGCCTGGAATACCTGGGGTTGAGGGACCCAAGGGTAACAGAG GTTACAATGGTGAGAAGGGAGAAACAGGCCCACGAGGCCCAATGTGGGAACCACCCCAGAACTACCAGATGAAGGGTGATCGAGGAGAACCTGGACTTAATGGGCTTCCTGGACCTGCTGGCGAGCCCGGACCTCAGGGAGAGAACGGACTTCCAG GCCGTCCTGGCCTTTCGGGACCCCAGGGTGATATCGGAGTTCCAGGCTTCCCCGGGTCGAAGGGTGACACAGGAGACCGTGGCTTCAATGGGCGACCGGGACAGGATGGACTTGATG GACCAAAGGGCTTGCCGGGTCTTCCTGGGTTGCCGGGTAACCCTGGTTACATACCACCAGTTGGCTTCCTCATGACGAAACACAGCCAGTCTCGTAACATCCCAGAATGCCCTACAGGAATGAACAAGATGTGGGAAGGCTACAGTCTACTATATGTTGAAGGCAACGAGAGATCACATCACCAGGATCTTG GCTGGGCCGGTTCCTGTATAAGACGCTTCAACACAATGCCATTCCTCTTCTGCGGCACCGACAACGTCTGCAACTATGCAAGCAGAAACGACAAGTCATACTGGCTCTCAACGAACGCTCCTATGCCCATGATGCCAGTTGCAGATAACGACATCCCGCCATATATCAGTCGATGCGTGGTTTGTGATGCCCCATCTAACGTGTTGGCTGTTCACTCTCAGACCCTTGAGATCCCAGAGTGCCCCATTGGCTGGTCTGGACTTTGGATTGGATACAGTTTTGTGATG cacacTGGAGCGGGCCCCAGCGGCGGTGGACAGGCTTTGTCTAGCCCCGGCAGTTGTCTCGAAGACTTCAGGGCCACACCATTCATCGAGTGCAACGGAGCCCGGGGTACCTGCCACTTCTTCGCGAATAAATTCAGCTTCTGGCTGACCACCATAGCACAGAATCAGCAGTTTAGAACGCCCATCTCAGAAACTCTGAAAGCCGGAAACCTTAGGTCACGCGTTAGTCGCTGTCAAGTTTGTGCCAAAGTTGTAACAGgactataa
- the LOC128219121 gene encoding uncharacterized protein LOC128219121, with protein sequence MHIQVEERVFSSISDSSGCLGSALVAGDSNVHRIQAAIPNWSTIRCLPVSGAKFVNDKKGFVAVLQLSLKKEFYPCVYIHLGSNDVQAREDVFYRRVTEVCDSIHETSPETEIVLCSILPRKKNDRRVSSTLARVFNRWIQNANTMLMDISEAIPYIRFLGYGAQECADVLGRDGLHLSRVGGRHCSQVIEEDVYSWSEIAFQQDVHWNEDIRQPHSAEIDASSFDQCSDYFQSLTAAVEPVSDQNVQASKQPLYSEIVRLPAAEVPDVTSVQHNVKLPRRNVLKVDECARSARPCNHRSNKHRRARRRKFTQHRQLKVQRSEQYKDHVEIPLTSDVTVKVKADNVHSIWMCPKEDAITTKKRLPVCSTMT encoded by the exons ATGCACATCCAGGTCGAGGAGCGTGTGTTTTCTTCCATTTCAGATTCAAGTGGATGTCTTGGTAGTGCGCTTGTGGCAGGTGATTCCAACGTACATCGTATCCAAGCAGCGATTCCAAATTGGTCCACTATTCGATGCCTCCCAGTATCAG GAGCCAAGTTTGTGAATGACAAGAAGGGATTTGTGGCAGTTCTGCAGCTTTCATTGAAGAAGGAGTTTTACCCATGTGTCTATATTCATCTTGGCTCCAATGATGTTCAAGCCAGAGAGGATGTGTTTTATAG gagAGTCACTGAGGTATGTGATAGTATCCACGAGACGAGTCCGGAAACTGagattgttttatgttctattcTGCCACGAAAAAAGAATGACAGACGAGTATCTTCAACATTAGCGAGAGTCTTCAACAGATGGATCCAGAATGCTAACACCATGCTAATGGACATTTCAGAGGCCATCCCATACATCAGATTCCTTGGATATGGAGCTCAg gAATGTGCTGATGTGTTGGGTCGTGATGGACTTCATCTGAGTCGTGTTGGTGGTAGACATTGTAGTCAGGTGATTGAGGAGGATGTGTATTCCTGGAGTGAAATAGCCTTTCAGCAGGATGTACATTGGAATGAAGACATACGCCAACCACATTCAGCAGAGATTGATGCATCAAGCTTTGACCAGtg CTCTGACTATTTTCAAAGCCTGACAGCTGCTGTTGAACCAGTCAGTGACCAGAATGTCCAGGCCAGCAAGCAGCCTCTGTACTCGGAAATAGTCCGTTTG CCAGCAGCTGAAGTTCCAGATGTTACCTCAGTGCAGCATAATGTGAAGTTACCAAGGCGCAATGTATTGAAG GTTGATGAATGTGCTAGATCAGCCAGACCATGTAACCACAGATCAAACAAACATCGAAGGGCAAGGCGAAGAAAATTTACGCAACACAGACAGCTGAAAGTTCaaag aTCTGAGCAGTATAAAGATCACGTTGAAATTCCGTTGACATCTGATGTAACGGTAAAGGTGAAGGCAGACAATGTACATAGCATCTGGATG TGCCCGAAAGAAGACGCCATTACCACAAAGAAGCGCCTACCTGTCTGCTCTAcaatgacttga
- the LOC128219704 gene encoding collagen alpha-2(IV) chain-like isoform X2 → MELRIICLAVAISSISSLVQGQFRNRTDPECGGCTTGNGCRCVGEKGSRGFPGSPGPQGPQGNTGFEGPEGLVGAKGLKGEPGVPGITGPKGDRGKMGMPGFPGISGIPGLQGPPGPRGIQGLDGCNGTQGEPGVPGLPGTRGFDGQPGRDGLMGMKGEPAQAGEGIKGSKGESGLDGQPGVPGRNGQDGTPGLPGEPGPRGYKGMKGEDGYPGPKGSMGLTFRPEKGSKGDKGPRGPPGQPGTTHLPVSGTEEFYGPQGDKGPKGEKGEPGYEGERGYPGLDGLPGRIGNPGMNGEKGVPGIAGPRGKQGLPGVPGFMGPKGDRGMDGLPGLSGIPGMKGERGFEGEKGMVGPRGPQGPPGGPGGGDGRPGEPGPPGPRGPNGEDGLPGLPGQRGESGPEGLRGGPGVPGPPGQQGLDGPRGDKGDQGLQGFPGIDGLPGQNGYPGPKGEYGPKGEPGLSIPGEPGRGGESGRDGLPGFKGDRGPRGLPGLPGNSSVGRPGLPGLKGEIGPPGLQGLDGRPGLPGRDGTKGDRGGLCNQCQDGIKGEKGTPGLLGRPGLQGERGNEGYKGEKGEPGFDGNPGLQGPMGSTGLKGDRGLDGLPGPAGEDASIPNEYFQPPKGEPGENGLNGLPGMKGEPGPQGPRGLEGLPGLQGAKGDSGGDGVPGRPGERGQSGNPGLKGERGFGMNGLPGDRGDPGQPGLPGLPGMKGDKGVPGETVIVGKGAKGDRGPAGPPGIPGMDGLPGVDGESGNPGLPGLDGLPGRPGNDGLDGRPGESGPRGLTGPRGDKGESGPGGLPGFDGPAGEPGVPGLSGLPGMKGEPGTPGNAVIGPKGDAGIDGVNGVPGLPGRKGERGMPGLDGLPGQKGESGLDGVPGVNGLPGMKGEAGPEGPRGLPGLSGEPGLPGIPGDVGGKGEPGLSGVPGLSGARGQKGESGLPGMDGLPGLQGESGPRGPNGDDGLPGLPGPKGDMGVIGFPGEPGRDGLPGLQGIGGPKGERGFPGVNGEPGLNGLPGGKGESGVPGLPGLDGTPGQPGRGGQKGEAGPNGLDGRPGPRGLDGVPGLTGMKGDSGEPGFGQKGEPGFPGEPGREGLDGIPGVAGQKGESGVPGFPGMKGERGFDGVPGTSGPSGLDGLPGMKGAPGLPGRPGEPGRQGEDGLPGLDGVAGFKGEDGLPGRSGLPGRDGEKGERGLTGPEGPSGAPGLPGLKGEPGLSGLPGLQGMKGQPGFPGEPGRDGEKGASGFPGANGEPGRAGEKGERGFSGAPGRKGETGRDSVGQKGEPGLPGMPGLEGQRAEKGEPGLRGLDGIPGLKGEAGYPGEGVPGIKGEAGFPGAEGRKGERGLPGVDGTPGLNGRKGDRGEPGLPGPQGEDGLPGLAGEKGDEGIPGMPGLEGMKGDSGLPGLAGPGGRKGEPGIPGVEGPKGNRGYNGEKGETGPRGPMWEPPQNYQMKGDRGEPGLNGLPGPAGEPGPQGENGLPGRPGLSGPQGDIGVPGFPGSKGDTGDRGFNGRPGQDGLDGPKGLPGLPGLPGNPGYIPPVGFLMTKHSQSRNIPECPTGMNKMWEGYSLLYVEGNERSHHQDLGWAGSCIRRFNTMPFLFCGTDNVCNYASRNDKSYWLSTNAPMPMMPVADNDIPPYISRCVVCDAPSNVLAVHSQTLEIPECPIGWSGLWIGYSFVMHTGAGPSGGGQALSSPGSCLEDFRATPFIECNGARGTCHFFANKFSFWLTTIAQNQQFRTPISETLKAGNLRSRVSRCQVCAKVVTGL, encoded by the exons GGAGAGCCTGGAGTACCAGGTTTGCCCGGAACCCGTGGCTTTGATGGACAGCCTGGACGAGACGGACTCATGGGAATGAAAGGAGAGCCCGCCCAGGCCGGCGAGGGAATCAAGGGATCGAAGGGAGAATCCGGACTTGACGGACAGCCTGGAGTTCCT GGTCGTAACGGACAGGATGGAACACCAGGATTACCAGGAGAGCCAGGACCTCGCGGATACAAA GGAATGAAGGGCGAAGATGGCTATCCTGGCCCAAAAGGGTCTATGGGTCTAACATTTAGACCAGAAAAGGGGTCAAAGGGCGATAAAGGGCCACGGGGACCCCCTGGTCAACCGGGCACGACACATCTGCCTGTCTCAGGAACTGAGGAGTTTTATG GGCCACAGGGAGACAAGGGTCCAAAGGGAGAGAAGGGCGAGCCTGGTTACGAGGGAGAACGTGGCTACCCAGGACTGGATGGTCTTCCC gGTCGGATTGGAAACCCGGGTATGAATGGAGAGAAGGGTGTGCCAGGTATTGCTGGCCCTAGG GGCAAACAAGGTCTGCCCGGTGTTCCTGGATTCATGGGACCTAAG GGTGACCGTGGTATGGATGGCTTGCCTGGTTTGTCAGGTATCCCAGGTATGAAAGGAGAGCGTGGATTTGAGGGTGAAAAAGGCATGGTTGGACCCCGTGGACCCCAGGGACCCCCCGGT GGACCAGGAGGGGGTGACGGACGCCCAGGAGAGCCAGGCCCGCCCGGTCCTCGTGGACCTAATGGAGAGGACGGCCTGCCCGGATTACCAGGCCAACGTGGAGAGTCTGGCCCAGAGGGGCTCCGGGGCGGCCCAGGAGTGCCCGGACCTCCAGGACAACAGGGACTTGACGGACCCAGAGGAGATAAGGGAGACCAAGGATTACAAG GATTTCCTGGTATTGATGGTCTTCCTGGCCAGAACGGCTACCCTGGACCCAAGGGCGAGTATGGACCAAAGGGAGAGCCCGGATTGTCGATTCCTGGAGAGCCAGGCCGGGGTGGGGAGTCTGGAAGGGATGGATTACCTGGCTTTAAAg GCGACAGAGGACCGAGAGGTTTGCCCGGTTTACCCGGAAATTCATCTGTTGGGCGGCCAGGATTACCCGGATTAAAGGGAGAAATTGGCCCACCCGGATTACAAGGATTGGACGGGCGACCAGGACTGCCGGGACGAGATGGTACCAAGGGAGACAGAGGAGGATTATGTAATCAGTGCCAGGATGGAATTAAG GGCGAGAAAGGAACACCTGGTCTGCTTGGACGCCCGGGCTTGCAGGGTGAACGCGGTAATGAGGGTTACAAGGGTGAAAAGGGAGAGCCAGGGTTTGATGGTAACCCAGGGTTACAGGGTCCCATGGGATCTACA GGTTTGAAGGGAGATCGTGGATTGGACGGTTTACCAGGACCTGCGGGAGAAGATGCCAGTATTCCCAATGAATATTTTCAGC CACCAAAGGGGGAACCAGGAGAAAATGGCTTGAACGGTCTGCCTGGAATGAAGGGAGAGCCTGGCCCGCAGGGTCCCCGTGGTTTAGAAGGACTGCCTGGACTCCAGGGTGCTAAG GGAGatagtggtggtgatggtgtaCCTGGCCGCCCAGGTGAGAGAGGTCAGTCAGGAAACCCCGGACTGAAAGGAGAGCGTGGATTTGGAATGAATGGACTGCCAGGTGATCGAGGTGACCCAGGACAGCCCGGTCTTCCTGGGCTCCCAGGAATGAAGGGTGACAAGGGTGTGCCAG GCGAGACGGTTATTGTTGGCAAGGGTGCTAAGGGTGACCGTGGGCCAGCAGGACCCCCCGGTATCCCGGGCATGGATGGCCTTCCAGGTGTTGACGGAGAGTCAGGAAACCCCGGGCTTCCAGGACTTGATGGGCTGCCTGGACGACCAGGGAATGATGGGCTTGATGGAAGGCCAGGAGAGTCGGGACCGAGAG GATTGACTGGACCACGTGGTGACAAGGGAGAGAGTGGGCCTGGGGGCTTGCCCGGTTTCGATGGACCGGCAGGAGAGCCCGGAGTACCAGGACTGTCAGGACTTCCTG gCATGAAGGGAGAGCCTGGAACACCCGGTAATGCTGTCATTGGACCAAAGGGCGATGCAGGTATTGATGGGGTGAACGGAGTTCCAGGACTACCCGGACGAAAGGGAGAAAGAG GTATGCCCGGTTTGGATGGACTTCCAGGTCAGAAGGGAGAGTCTGGATTAGACGGTGTGCCCGGAGTGAACGGTCTGCCAGGAATGAAGGGAGAAGCAGGACCAGAAGGCCCACGGGGCTTGCCCGGACTTTCTGGAGAACCTGGCCTGCCCGGAATACCAG GTGATGTTGGCGGCAAGGGTGAACCCGGATTGTCCGGAGTTCCTGGATTATCAGGTGCCCGTGGTCAAAAGGGAGAGTCTGGATTACCTGGGATGGATGGGTTGCCCGGATTACAGGGAGAGTCTGGTCCACGGGGCCCCAACGGAGATGATGGACTACCGGGACTGCCAG GTCCTAAGGGAGACATGGGAGTGATCGGATTCCCTGGTGAACCAGGACGTGATGGGTTACCAGGGTTACAGGGGATTGGGGGTCCAAAAGGTGAACGGGGATTCCCGGGTGTTAACGGCGAACCAGGACTTAATGGACTGCCAG GTGGTAAGGGTGAATCAGGAGTGCCTGGATTACCCGGTCTAGATGGAACCCCGGGTCAGCCCGGACGTGGAGGTCAGAAGGGAGAGGCTGGACCAAACGGATTGGACGGCAGGCCCGGACCTAGAGGACTTGATG GTGTGCCCGGACTGACAGGAATGAAGGGTGATTCAGGTGAACCAGGATTCGGTCAGAAGGGTGAACCAGGTTTCCCAGGGGAACCAGGAAGAGAGGGATTGGATGGCATTCCTGGAGTAGCAGGACAGAAGGGTGAATCAGGAGTGCCAGGATTCCCAGGAATGAAGGGAGAAAGG GGATTCGATGGAGTGCCAGGCACCAGTGGGCCATCAGGGCTGGATGGACTTCCCGGCATGAAAG GAGCACCAGGATTACCCGGCCGGCCAGGAGAGCCCGGACGGCAGGGAGAAGATGGATTACCTGGCCTTGATGGTGTGGCCGGATTTAAGGGAGAGGATGGATTACCTGGACGATCTGGATTGCCTGGACGGGATGGAGAGAAGGGAGAACGTGGCTTGACCGGGCCCGAGGGACCTTCAG GAGCCCCAGGACTGCCGGGATTGAAGGGAGAGCCCGGATTGTCAGGATTGCCTGGGCTACAGGGAATGAAGGGACAGCCTGGTTTCCCAGGGGAGCCCGGAAGGGATGGAGAAAAGGGTGCATCAGGTTTTCCAGGTGCCAACGGAGAGCCTGGGCGTGCAGGAGAAAAGGGCGAAAGAG GATTTTCTGGAGCCCCTGGTCGTAAGGGAGAAACCGGTCGTGATAGTGTGGGCCAGAAGGGAGAGCCAGGACTGCCTGGAATGCCTGGATTGGAGGGTCAACGTGCAGAGAAGGGTGAACCAG GTCTGCGTGGTTTGGACGGAATTCCTGGACTGAAGGGAGAGGCTGGTTACCCCGGTGAGGGTGTTCCTGGAATCAAGGGTGAAGCCGGATTCCCCGGAGCTGAGG GTCGCAAAGGTGAACGCGGTCTCCCAGGTGTGGATGGAACACCAGGTTTAAATGGACGCAAGGGTGACCGTGGAGAGCCTGGATTGCCTGGCCCTCAGGGAGAAGATGGACTGCCAGGACTTGCCGGAGAAAAAG GGGACGAGGGAATTCCAGGGATGCCAGGACTGGAGGGTATGAAGGGTGACTCTGGGCttccgggcttggctggaccgggAGGACGCAAGGGAGAGCCTGGAATACCTGGGGTTGAGGGACCCAAGGGTAACAGAG GTTACAATGGTGAGAAGGGAGAAACAGGCCCACGAGGCCCAATGTGGGAACCACCCCAGAACTACCAGATGAAGGGTGATCGAGGAGAACCTGGACTTAATGGGCTTCCTGGACCTGCTGGCGAGCCCGGACCTCAGGGAGAGAACGGACTTCCAG GCCGTCCTGGCCTTTCGGGACCCCAGGGTGATATCGGAGTTCCAGGCTTCCCCGGGTCGAAGGGTGACACAGGAGACCGTGGCTTCAATGGGCGACCGGGACAGGATGGACTTGATG GACCAAAGGGCTTGCCGGGTCTTCCTGGGTTGCCGGGTAACCCTGGTTACATACCACCAGTTGGCTTCCTCATGACGAAACACAGCCAGTCTCGTAACATCCCAGAATGCCCTACAGGAATGAACAAGATGTGGGAAGGCTACAGTCTACTATATGTTGAAGGCAACGAGAGATCACATCACCAGGATCTTG GCTGGGCCGGTTCCTGTATAAGACGCTTCAACACAATGCCATTCCTCTTCTGCGGCACCGACAACGTCTGCAACTATGCAAGCAGAAACGACAAGTCATACTGGCTCTCAACGAACGCTCCTATGCCCATGATGCCAGTTGCAGATAACGACATCCCGCCATATATCAGTCGATGCGTGGTTTGTGATGCCCCATCTAACGTGTTGGCTGTTCACTCTCAGACCCTTGAGATCCCAGAGTGCCCCATTGGCTGGTCTGGACTTTGGATTGGATACAGTTTTGTGATG cacacTGGAGCGGGCCCCAGCGGCGGTGGACAGGCTTTGTCTAGCCCCGGCAGTTGTCTCGAAGACTTCAGGGCCACACCATTCATCGAGTGCAACGGAGCCCGGGGTACCTGCCACTTCTTCGCGAATAAATTCAGCTTCTGGCTGACCACCATAGCACAGAATCAGCAGTTTAGAACGCCCATCTCAGAAACTCTGAAAGCCGGAAACCTTAGGTCACGCGTTAGTCGCTGTCAAGTTTGTGCCAAAGTTGTAACAGgactataa